ATCCGTGCCGGGGTGCTGCCGATGGCGCGCCCTTCCAGCCACGACCCGCGCGAGATCGCGGGGCTGCTGACCAACGGTGCGCTGGGGTTGGTGGTGCCGCATGTGGATACGCCGGAACAGGCCGCCGCCGTGGCGCGCGCCGCCCGCTTCGCGCCGCGCGGCGGGCTGTCCGTGCCCGGCACCCTGGCGCATTTCGGCTACGACAAGGGGCTGGCGGAGGCCTGCGCGCTGTTCAACGACGAGGTTGTCGTGACAGTGATGATCGAAAGCCGCACGGCGGTGGAGAACGTCGAGGCCATCGCCGCCGTGCCGGGGGTGGACGGGCTGTTCATCGGCGGGTCCGACCTGTTGTGGGACCTCGGCCTGCCCGGGCAATACGGCGCCCCGGCGCTGCTGGACGCCGTGCAGCGCACCTGCGCCGCCGCCCGCCGCCACGGTCTCTTCGCCGGCATGGGCGGCCCGCGCGACGAGGCGCCGTGGCGCGGCTTTCTCAGCGCCGGCATGCGCATGATCCTCACGGAAAACGACCTGTCGCTGATGATGCGCGGCGCGCGCGACCGCCTCAGCTTTTTCGAGGGCGCCCTGGCGCGCGGCGGGGCCGGGGGCTAGCCGCGATGCGGGGCCGCAGCGCCTGGGACCAGTTCCAGCGGCCCCTGCCCCGAGGCCTCGGCCCAGGCAGCGAAGACCGGCGAGGGCGAAACCCCGCCGCCGCGCAGCACCTCCAGCCACGTGTCGGCAGCGCGCACAAAGGGGTTCACGCCGCGCGGCCAGATGATCAGGCTGATGGCCTCGGCCATGAGATGCTCGTCCAGCCCGCCCTCGTAGGCACCCAGCAACTCGGCGCGCAGTGCCCAGCGCTTGTCGCGCGCCGCCTGCACGGCCAGGCGCAGCAGCCGCGCGGTGCTGTCCGGCAGCACCGCCGGGTCGTTCAGCGCCGCCGCGCCGTCCAGATAGGCCCGCACCGGGTCCAGCCCGGGAAACAACGGCGCCCAGCCACGCGGCAGAAAGCCGTGCGCCTCGGCCCCCATGGCCCAGCCGGTTTGCCGGAACACGGCGCCGGCCAGCGCGTCGGTGCCGCCGTGCTCACGGAACAGCGCGACGTGGTGCGTGCCCACCGGTTCGTCGCAGGCGGCCAGGATGGCCAGCCACACGCATTCGCGCTGCAACGGGTCCATGCGGCCCTGCTCCAGCGTCAACTCGCGGTACATGGTGGCATAGGCCGCGTGCAGCTCCGGCAGTGCCGCCGCCAGCAGGCCGCGATGCGGCAGCACGAAGCCCCGCGCGTCGCGCAGCGCGCGCATCGCGTTCTGTACCCGTTCGACCTCAGCCGCCGCTCCGTCGTCGCTCATCCGCGCCATGCTCCCTCGCGGCACGCCGGCCGCCGCGCGAAAGGCTGTCGTGCCCGGCCATGACGGTCAACCGCCCCGCTCCATTCACCCCAGCAGGGCGCCCCGCCGCCCGGAGGATCGCCATGCAGCGCCGCACCGCCCTCGCCCTCCTGTCCGCCGCCCTGCTGCCGGCAGCCGCCGGCGCCCGGGCCCAGGGGGCTTGGCGGCCCAGCAAGCCGGTGACGCTGCTGGTGCCCTTTCCGCCCGGGGGCGCGACGGACCTTTGCGCCCGCGCCCTGCAGCCGGGCCTGCAGGCGGCGCTGGGGCAGAATGTGATCGTGGAGAACCGCCCCGGCGCCACGGGGGTGCTGGGCACCCGCGCCGTGGCCGCCATGCCGGGGGACGGGCATGTGATGCTGGTCAACGCCAGCGGCACCATGACCATCCAGCCCGTGGTCATGCAGCAGCCGGGCTTCGACCCGGTGCGGGACTTCAAGCCCGTCGTGCTGGCGATGAGCGCCCCCAACGTGATCGTGGTCCACCCTTCCGTGCCGGCGCGCGATGTGGCGGAGCTGAAGGCCTGGATGGCGGCGCAGGGGGACAGGCTGTCCTTTTCCTCCTCCGGCATCGGCTCCTCGGAACAACTCGGGATGGAACTGTTCCTGCTGCGCACAGGGCTGAAGGCGGTGCACGTGCCCTATGCCGGCGGCGCGGCCGCCATCACCGCCGTGATGCAGAACACCGTGCCGCTGTCCATGGTGAACTCGGGCACCGCCGCGCCGCAGATCGCCTCCGGCCAGCTGCGCATGGTCGCCGTGGCCGGCGCGCGCCGGCTGAGCTGGGCGCCGGAGGTGGCGACCATGGCGGAACAGGGCCTGCCGGACCTGCTGTCCCTGTCCTGGACCGGCGTGTTCGTGCCGGCCGCGACGCCCGACCCGGTGGCCGACGCCCTGCACGCCGCCCTGGCCACCACGCTGCGCCAGCCGGAGGTGGTGGAGCGGTTCGAGCGCATCCGCTTCGTGGTGGAAGGCGGCAGCCGCGCCGAGCTCGAAACGCTGGTGGCAGGCGACCTGGCGCGCTGGCGCGGCGTGGTGCGCGACGCCGGCATCGCCGTGAACTGACACCCCGCAACAGGAGCCGCACCATGCCCATGTCCCGCCGCGCCGTTCTGGCCGCCGCCGGCCTCGCCGGCTTGTCCCTCCCCGCCTTGGCGCAGACCGCCTGGCGCCCGGCCCGGCCGGTGCGGCTGGTGGTGCCCTTCACCCCGGGGGGCACCACGGACCTGCTGGGCCGCCTGGCGGCACGCGGCATCGAGACGGCGATGGGCATTTCCGTGGTGGTGGAGAACCGCGGCGGCGCCGGCGGCGTGATCGGCAGCGACGCGGTGGCCAAGTCGGCGCCGGACGGGTCGGTGATCGTGCTGTCCAACATCGCGTCCCAGGCCATCGGCCCGGCGGTGTCCAAACACGTGCCCTACGATCCCGTGCGGGACTTCACGCCCATCGGGCTGATCGCTGCCGTGCCCAGCGCCATCGTGGTGGCGGCGGATGGCCCCATCCGTTCGCTGCCGGACCTGCTGGCGCGCGCCAAGGGCGGCGCCATGCGCTTTGGCTCCACCGGCATCGGCACCTCCAGCCACGTGAAGCTGGAGCTGCTGAACCGCGCGGCGGGCGTGCAGATCCTGCACGTACCGTATCGCGGCTCGGCGCCCGCGGTGGTGGACGTGCTGGGCGGGCAGGTGGACGGGCTGATCGCCGCCGTGCCGGATGTGGGGCGCAACGACCGGCTGCGCATGCTGGCCGTGACCACGCCGGAACGCGCGCTGCGCTGGCCCGACGTGCCCAGCGTGCGTGAATTCGGGCTGGAGCCGCTGGTGGCCACCAACTGGTTCGGCCTGTCCGGCCCCGCCGGGCTGCCGGACACAGTGGCGGACACGCTGCACGACGCCCTGGCCAAGGGGCTGGCCGACCCCGGTATGACCGAGCGGCTGCTGGATTTCGGTGCCGGTCCCAACAGCATGAGCCGGCGGGACTACGCGGCGCTCACCGCCTCCGAGGTATCGCGCTGGGCGGCGATCGCGCGCGACGCCAACATCCAGGCCGAGTGAGCCGCCCGCATGCAGCACGACAACACCCTGCCGCCGGATGCGG
This genomic interval from Roseomonas haemaphysalidis contains the following:
- a CDS encoding HpcH/HpaI aldolase family protein, whose amino-acid sequence is MSAYPGSAFRARMAAGQLALGSNLRLSRSAEAGPILAACGFHWAMLDFEHSPASPHLAHDIALSAIRAGVLPMARPSSHDPREIAGLLTNGALGLVVPHVDTPEQAAAVARAARFAPRGGLSVPGTLAHFGYDKGLAEACALFNDEVVVTVMIESRTAVENVEAIAAVPGVDGLFIGGSDLLWDLGLPGQYGAPALLDAVQRTCAAARRHGLFAGMGGPRDEAPWRGFLSAGMRMILTENDLSLMMRGARDRLSFFEGALARGGAGG
- a CDS encoding Bug family tripartite tricarboxylate transporter substrate binding protein, with the translated sequence MQRRTALALLSAALLPAAAGARAQGAWRPSKPVTLLVPFPPGGATDLCARALQPGLQAALGQNVIVENRPGATGVLGTRAVAAMPGDGHVMLVNASGTMTIQPVVMQQPGFDPVRDFKPVVLAMSAPNVIVVHPSVPARDVAELKAWMAAQGDRLSFSSSGIGSSEQLGMELFLLRTGLKAVHVPYAGGAAAITAVMQNTVPLSMVNSGTAAPQIASGQLRMVAVAGARRLSWAPEVATMAEQGLPDLLSLSWTGVFVPAATPDPVADALHAALATTLRQPEVVERFERIRFVVEGGSRAELETLVAGDLARWRGVVRDAGIAVN
- a CDS encoding Bug family tripartite tricarboxylate transporter substrate binding protein; its protein translation is MPMSRRAVLAAAGLAGLSLPALAQTAWRPARPVRLVVPFTPGGTTDLLGRLAARGIETAMGISVVVENRGGAGGVIGSDAVAKSAPDGSVIVLSNIASQAIGPAVSKHVPYDPVRDFTPIGLIAAVPSAIVVAADGPIRSLPDLLARAKGGAMRFGSTGIGTSSHVKLELLNRAAGVQILHVPYRGSAPAVVDVLGGQVDGLIAAVPDVGRNDRLRMLAVTTPERALRWPDVPSVREFGLEPLVATNWFGLSGPAGLPDTVADTLHDALAKGLADPGMTERLLDFGAGPNSMSRRDYAALTASEVSRWAAIARDANIQAE